A window of Lentibacillus sp. Marseille-P4043 contains these coding sequences:
- the miaA gene encoding tRNA (adenosine(37)-N6)-dimethylallyltransferase MiaA — translation MKQNVVAVVGPTAVGKTKLSIEIAKSFHGEVISGDSMQVYQGMDIGTAKITNTQMQGIPHYMLDIKKPDEAFSVADYQTYVQQYIDQISGNSHLPIIAGGSGLYIQAALYNYNFSEQRRDKQLTEQLEKVIQTEGPYTLHNYLKKVDPEQAKKIHPNNHRRLIRAIEIYETTGKTMSGNTREQGQSPFNPVFIGLEMERQLLYHRINERVDRMMEQGLLEEVKNLYSLGFENEQSMRGIGYKEFIPYLKGEQSLEASIDVLKRNSRRFAKRQYTWFKNKMNVHWYTVTPDSIDEKFRTILNDLAGILEEK, via the coding sequence ATGAAACAAAATGTTGTTGCAGTGGTTGGTCCTACTGCAGTTGGGAAGACAAAATTGAGTATTGAAATCGCTAAATCCTTTCATGGAGAAGTGATTAGCGGGGATTCTATGCAAGTTTACCAGGGAATGGATATTGGGACTGCGAAAATAACGAATACACAAATGCAGGGAATCCCCCATTATATGTTAGACATTAAGAAGCCAGATGAAGCTTTCTCTGTCGCTGACTATCAGACATATGTTCAGCAGTATATCGATCAGATTTCAGGAAACAGTCACTTGCCAATTATAGCAGGCGGAAGCGGTCTGTACATCCAAGCAGCCTTATACAACTACAATTTTTCCGAACAAAGAAGAGACAAGCAACTTACCGAGCAATTGGAAAAAGTTATTCAAACGGAAGGTCCATATACGCTGCACAATTACTTAAAGAAAGTTGATCCAGAACAAGCTAAAAAAATACATCCTAATAATCATCGCCGGTTGATACGGGCAATTGAAATCTATGAAACAACCGGGAAGACAATGTCAGGAAATACGCGAGAGCAGGGACAATCACCTTTTAATCCTGTTTTTATAGGATTAGAGATGGAGCGGCAATTATTGTATCATCGTATCAATGAACGAGTTGATAGAATGATGGAACAGGGACTGTTAGAGGAGGTTAAAAATTTATATTCCTTAGGATTTGAAAATGAGCAGTCAATGCGAGGAATTGGATATAAAGAGTTTATTCCTTATTTAAAAGGGGAACAAAGTCTTGAAGCTTCAATCGATGTTTTAAAACGTAATTCCAGAAGGTTTGCCAAACGACAGTATACATGGTTTAAAAATAAAATGAATGTACATTGGTATACTGTTACACCAGACTCAATTGATGAAAAATTTCGAACTATTTTAAATGATTTAGCAGGAATCTTAGAAGAAAAGTAG